The Prevotella melaninogenica genome has a segment encoding these proteins:
- the dnaB gene encoding replicative DNA helicase, whose protein sequence is MAERSNNNKSSRRTKQAPIDTTFGHLQPQATDIEKVVLGALMIDKDAFTVVSEIIKPETFYESRHEKIYEAVQSLNLQEKPVDIMTVVEELRHKGTLEEVGGPAYIVELSSNVASSAHIEYHAHILAQKFLARQLIQFASMIETDAFDETVDVDELMQKAEGALFEISQKNMLQDYVQIDSVVEQAHQLLLKAANNKGSLTGVPSGFHDLDKITAGWQASDLVIIAGRPAMGKTSFALSIAKNIAIDYRKPIAFFSLEMNNVQLVNRLISNVCSVPGNKILNGQLTPDEWERFDSNIRKMQGAPIYIDDTPGLSIFELRTKARRLVREHNIEVLMIDYLQLMNANGMRFNSRQEEVSTISRSLKGLAKELNIPILALSQLSRAVEQRDPREGKRPQLSDLRESGAIEQDADMVLFVHRPEYYHILQDDHGNDLHGMAQIIIAKHRKGATGDVLLNFRGEYTRFANPEDLDMAAPIPNDPLGGEIIGSKMNDDPIPPYPSEDMRVPF, encoded by the coding sequence ATGGCAGAAAGAAGTAATAACAATAAAAGTAGTCGTAGAACCAAGCAGGCTCCTATCGACACGACGTTTGGTCACCTACAACCACAAGCAACTGACATTGAAAAGGTTGTTTTAGGTGCACTTATGATTGATAAGGATGCCTTTACTGTTGTCTCAGAGATTATCAAACCAGAAACATTCTATGAGTCTCGTCATGAGAAGATTTATGAGGCTGTGCAATCTCTGAATCTGCAGGAGAAGCCTGTAGATATTATGACTGTAGTAGAAGAACTTCGACATAAAGGAACACTTGAAGAAGTTGGTGGTCCTGCATATATCGTTGAGCTTAGTTCCAATGTTGCTTCATCTGCACACATTGAGTATCATGCACATATTCTTGCACAAAAGTTCTTGGCACGACAACTCATCCAGTTTGCATCAATGATTGAGACTGATGCTTTCGATGAAACCGTGGATGTTGACGAGTTGATGCAGAAAGCCGAGGGTGCTCTGTTTGAGATTTCCCAGAAGAATATGCTACAAGATTATGTACAGATAGACTCTGTCGTTGAACAAGCCCATCAATTACTTCTCAAGGCTGCAAACAATAAGGGTAGCTTAACTGGCGTACCAAGTGGTTTCCACGACTTAGATAAGATAACAGCAGGTTGGCAGGCATCCGACTTGGTTATTATTGCTGGTCGTCCTGCCATGGGTAAGACTTCTTTTGCACTTAGTATTGCTAAAAATATTGCCATTGACTATCGTAAGCCAATTGCGTTCTTCTCCCTTGAGATGAACAATGTACAGCTTGTCAATCGTTTAATTTCAAACGTTTGTTCTGTACCTGGTAACAAGATTCTTAATGGTCAGCTAACACCTGACGAGTGGGAGCGTTTCGACTCTAACATACGAAAGATGCAGGGTGCACCGATTTATATTGACGATACACCTGGACTTTCAATCTTCGAACTTCGTACAAAAGCGCGTCGATTGGTGCGTGAACATAATATTGAAGTGCTCATGATTGACTACTTACAGCTGATGAATGCCAATGGTATGCGCTTCAATAGCCGTCAGGAGGAGGTTTCTACTATTAGCCGTTCCTTGAAGGGACTTGCAAAAGAGCTGAACATTCCAATATTAGCACTGTCACAGTTGAGTCGTGCGGTTGAACAGCGTGACCCACGTGAGGGTAAACGCCCACAGTTAAGTGACTTGCGTGAGTCTGGAGCTATCGAGCAGGATGCCGATATGGTACTCTTTGTGCATCGACCAGAGTATTATCATATTCTGCAAGATGATCATGGTAACGACCTTCACGGTATGGCTCAGATCATTATTGCCAAGCATCGTAAGGGTGCAACTGGTGATGTTCTACTCAACTTCCGTGGTGAATACACTCGTTTTGCTAATCCAGAGGATTTGGATATGGCTGCTCCGATCCCTAATGACCCATTGGGTGGTGAGATTATTGGTAGCAAAATGAATGATGACCCTATACCACCATACCCAAGTGAAGATATGAGAGTACCCTTCTAA
- the ispE gene encoding 4-(cytidine 5'-diphospho)-2-C-methyl-D-erythritol kinase, translated as MITFPCCKINLGLNIVAKRPDGYHDLETVFYPVPLCDVLEIKKMDEEFPSPTPIDLKVTGHAVECNERNNLVVKAYHLLAKDYELPRIHVHLVKRIPMQAGLGGGSADAAYMIRLLDERFRLNMGNAEMERYAAQLGADCAFFIRSEIAYATGIGDVLAPADNEHHSLEGYYLALVKPDVAVSTAEAYAGVTPKKPAKSCRDIVRQPIDTWRDELTNDFEKSIFAKYPVLADVKEKLYANGALYAQMSGSGSTIFGIFGQKPANIKELFPGMFTYCVRL; from the coding sequence ATGATTACCTTTCCTTGCTGTAAAATCAACCTTGGTTTAAATATTGTTGCAAAACGTCCTGATGGCTATCATGACCTTGAAACAGTTTTTTATCCTGTTCCTTTATGTGATGTTTTGGAAATAAAAAAGATGGATGAGGAGTTTCCCTCTCCTACTCCCATTGACTTAAAAGTGACTGGTCATGCTGTAGAATGTAATGAGCGCAATAACTTGGTAGTTAAGGCTTATCATCTCCTTGCAAAGGATTATGAATTACCTCGTATACATGTTCACCTTGTTAAGCGTATTCCTATGCAGGCAGGACTTGGTGGTGGTTCAGCTGATGCTGCTTATATGATTCGATTGCTCGATGAGCGTTTTCGTTTGAATATGGGTAATGCAGAGATGGAGCGTTATGCAGCCCAATTGGGTGCCGATTGTGCGTTCTTTATTCGTTCTGAAATAGCCTATGCAACGGGAATAGGTGATGTTCTTGCACCTGCAGATAACGAACATCATAGTTTAGAAGGATATTATCTTGCATTGGTAAAGCCAGATGTTGCTGTATCTACTGCCGAAGCGTATGCTGGAGTGACACCAAAAAAGCCTGCGAAAAGCTGTCGTGATATAGTTCGCCAGCCAATTGACACATGGCGTGATGAACTTACAAATGATTTTGAAAAGTCTATTTTCGCAAAATATCCTGTGTTGGCTGATGTGAAAGAGAAACTGTATGCGAATGGTGCTTTGTATGCGCAGATGTCAGGCAGTGGTAGTACTATCTTTGGTATCTTTGGTCAAAAGCCAGCGAATATAAAGGAACTCTTCCCAGGAATGTTCACATATTGCGTCAGACTCTAA
- a CDS encoding UvrD-helicase domain-containing protein: MEKALTVYKASAGSGKTFTLASEYITLVVKNPQDYKEILAVTFTNKATQEMKTRILSQLYGIAHKLPDSQAYYEQVLQKTGFPELTIRENAAEALSLLTHHYNEFRVQTIDAFFQSVLRNLARELNLTANLRIDLNDEQVEAQAVDELINSLEEGEEVLTWIRDYIDKNIEDDKGWNVIGQIKDFGKNIFKDFYKEHKAELDNRFREESFFDDFITDLRKIRKESPKKVKEQAGKLLQKISDAGVDTGYFIKGLCGYITKQFENEPTDDGPSANVLKCLDSPDNWLLKKCPAGEKERICALISESWYDDLLLLEQYRKECWKEYQSSNLTLKHLSQLRLLYAISEAVDEINKDTNRFMLSNTQSLLSTLMKDTDTPFVFEKMGAYLKHIMIDEFQDTSTIQWTNFRKLLDNCMAQIESHNLIVGDVKQSIYRWRQGDWKLLNNIEYDFSEEQIKIEPLETNYRSEENIIRFNNAFFTQAVIQTVKELESDDIKGASQLIEAYKEIEQKPRKDDGKGSVHIKLFPYDKKAVSEYNENVLNELVSNIRDLLNRGYKQKDIAILVRSKGVIQDIADKFQDEFGTDVSIVSDEAFQLDASLAVNVIIAALRLLTHPDDKLTEGKLVKLYQQQVIQMDRDNNALFVDEGERELKSFLPSGYIDKFDFLLRLSLVDLVDEIYSLFNLGSLEGQSAYVCTFYDTLNEYLRDHPADIDDFIEEWEDSLSSNTIQSDEVDGIRLITIHKSKGLEYDNVLIPFCDWGLEKAVGNTIWCPGDNKEKPYGELPLIPIDFSKKMIGTVFEDDYKEEHLQNTVDNMNLLYVAFTRAGKNLFITGKKASKTTFTKLQNGNTATDRSQIIQLVIDDLANELPGATIDDAGDKEAISFDFGTLLDCEQRGDKEKSTKNPFELTPKTHKLKIETFPHPVSFRQSNKSHDFINGEDIDPSDANRYIKVGNILHQLFSTILTEDDIEPRLKELEQEGVIYNDEVTSRELQNKIANALMNEKVKDWFSSRWKLFNECTILDYDKESGDIHEHRPDRVMTDGKEIIVVDFKFGKPREEYHEQVQRYMTLLMRMGYEKVSGYIWYVVRNEIVPTPFLPLKGEYPI, from the coding sequence ATGGAAAAAGCATTAACGGTTTATAAAGCATCAGCAGGTTCAGGTAAGACTTTTACGTTAGCATCGGAATATATCACTTTAGTGGTAAAGAATCCACAAGATTATAAGGAAATTCTTGCTGTTACCTTTACCAATAAGGCAACGCAGGAAATGAAAACGCGTATTCTCTCCCAACTATATGGTATTGCCCATAAGTTGCCAGATTCTCAGGCATATTATGAACAAGTATTACAGAAGACTGGTTTCCCTGAACTCACAATTAGGGAGAATGCCGCTGAAGCTTTGTCGCTGCTTACCCATCATTATAATGAGTTTCGAGTACAGACGATTGATGCCTTCTTTCAATCTGTATTGCGTAATCTTGCTCGTGAACTGAATCTTACGGCTAATCTCCGTATTGATCTCAATGATGAACAAGTGGAAGCTCAGGCTGTCGATGAGTTGATTAATAGTCTTGAGGAAGGCGAAGAGGTCTTGACTTGGATTCGCGATTATATCGATAAAAATATAGAAGATGACAAGGGGTGGAATGTCATTGGGCAGATAAAAGACTTCGGAAAAAATATTTTTAAGGACTTCTATAAAGAGCATAAGGCTGAGCTTGATAATCGATTCCGTGAAGAGTCGTTTTTTGACGATTTCATCACGGATTTGCGTAAGATACGAAAGGAAAGTCCTAAGAAGGTTAAAGAACAGGCAGGAAAGTTACTTCAAAAAATAAGTGATGCTGGTGTTGATACAGGATATTTCATTAAAGGATTGTGTGGATATATCACTAAGCAGTTTGAGAATGAACCTACTGATGATGGACCATCTGCAAATGTGTTGAAATGTCTTGATAGTCCAGATAATTGGTTGTTGAAGAAATGTCCTGCAGGGGAGAAAGAGCGCATTTGTGCTCTTATCTCCGAATCATGGTATGATGACTTATTGCTTTTAGAACAATATCGAAAAGAATGTTGGAAAGAGTATCAATCCAGCAATCTTACACTTAAGCATCTTTCTCAACTTCGTCTTTTATATGCCATTTCTGAGGCTGTTGATGAGATAAACAAAGACACGAACCGATTTATGCTAAGTAACACTCAGTCACTACTTAGCACTTTGATGAAAGATACTGATACCCCATTCGTTTTTGAAAAGATGGGTGCTTACTTGAAGCATATCATGATTGATGAGTTTCAAGATACGAGTACTATTCAATGGACTAATTTCCGTAAGTTACTCGATAACTGTATGGCTCAAATAGAATCTCACAATTTGATTGTGGGTGATGTCAAGCAGAGTATTTATCGATGGCGTCAAGGTGATTGGAAATTACTAAATAATATTGAGTATGACTTCTCTGAAGAGCAAATAAAGATAGAACCTCTTGAGACCAACTATCGTTCTGAAGAGAATATAATCCGATTTAATAATGCTTTCTTTACGCAGGCTGTTATTCAAACGGTTAAAGAATTAGAGAGTGATGATATAAAAGGTGCTTCTCAGCTGATTGAAGCTTATAAAGAGATTGAGCAGAAGCCGAGGAAAGATGATGGTAAGGGATCTGTGCATATAAAACTCTTTCCTTATGATAAAAAGGCAGTATCAGAATACAACGAGAATGTTCTCAATGAATTAGTTAGTAATATTCGTGATCTATTAAATCGTGGGTATAAACAAAAGGATATTGCTATTCTTGTCCGATCAAAAGGAGTAATACAGGATATTGCTGATAAGTTCCAAGATGAGTTTGGTACAGATGTAAGTATTGTTTCTGATGAGGCATTCCAATTGGATGCTTCGTTAGCTGTTAATGTGATTATTGCTGCTCTGCGATTGCTTACACATCCTGATGATAAACTTACAGAAGGCAAGTTGGTTAAGCTTTATCAACAACAAGTAATACAGATGGATAGAGATAATAATGCTTTATTTGTTGATGAAGGTGAAAGAGAATTAAAGTCCTTTTTGCCAAGTGGTTATATCGATAAGTTTGACTTTTTGTTGAGATTGTCACTTGTAGACCTTGTTGATGAGATTTACTCACTTTTTAATCTCGGTAGTCTTGAAGGACAAAGTGCATACGTATGTACATTCTACGATACATTGAACGAGTATTTGAGAGACCATCCTGCAGATATTGATGATTTCATCGAAGAATGGGAAGATAGTCTTTCAAGCAATACAATTCAAAGCGATGAAGTTGATGGAATACGTTTGATTACTATTCATAAGAGTAAGGGATTGGAATATGATAATGTTCTGATTCCCTTCTGTGATTGGGGATTGGAGAAGGCAGTGGGTAACACAATATGGTGTCCAGGGGATAATAAGGAGAAGCCTTATGGAGAATTACCGTTGATTCCGATAGATTTTTCTAAAAAGATGATAGGTACTGTCTTTGAAGATGATTACAAAGAGGAGCATCTTCAGAATACTGTTGATAACATGAATTTACTTTATGTTGCCTTTACACGTGCAGGGAAGAACCTATTTATTACTGGTAAAAAGGCTTCTAAAACCACTTTTACTAAGCTGCAAAATGGTAATACAGCCACAGATCGTTCACAGATTATTCAATTAGTTATTGATGATCTTGCTAATGAATTGCCAGGAGCAACGATTGATGATGCTGGTGATAAGGAGGCTATCAGTTTTGATTTTGGTACTTTGTTGGATTGTGAACAGCGTGGTGATAAGGAGAAGTCTACGAAGAATCCTTTTGAACTTACACCTAAGACGCATAAGTTAAAGATAGAAACTTTCCCCCATCCTGTTAGCTTCCGACAGAGTAATAAGAGTCATGACTTTATCAATGGTGAGGATATTGACCCTTCAGACGCAAATCGTTACATAAAGGTTGGAAATATACTTCACCAACTCTTTTCTACTATCCTTACAGAAGATGATATTGAACCACGCTTGAAGGAATTAGAGCAAGAAGGAGTTATCTATAATGATGAGGTTACATCGAGAGAATTGCAGAACAAGATTGCCAATGCTCTGATGAATGAGAAAGTAAAAGATTGGTTTAGTTCACGATGGAAGCTGTTTAATGAGTGCACCATTCTTGACTATGATAAGGAGAGTGGAGATATTCATGAACATCGTCCTGACCGTGTAATGACCGATGGAAAGGAGATTATTGTTGTAGATTTCAAGTTCGGTAAACCACGTGAAGAATATCATGAGCAAGTACAACGCTATATGACTTTGCTGATGCGTATGGGCTATGAGAAGGTCTCTGGTTATATTTGGTATGTCGTTAGAAACGAGATTGTACCAACCCCTTTTCTCCCATTAAAGGGCGAATATCCTATATAA
- a CDS encoding glycoside hydrolase family 25 protein, whose amino-acid sequence MIKRKRRRRKQMRNKHSIWWSVCAALAVLTVILIIDLKPWRKPRSVVSDQWPYHDMTKGPYSKDFDGLDISRHQGKIHWDELVEENPQLRFVYIKATEGSSIVDPFYKRNFKAAKERGLLVGSYHFLTYRTSMERQVDNFLANIDLSQQDLLLLVDIEKDGTRSWGREIIQKNLAEFIRLIKERTGHSPMIYTNEAYYHLNLYPEFNRYRLFIANYNLPPQLPDTKHDIWQSSKRGRVRGIWTYVDINQLREGVSVDDFKMPK is encoded by the coding sequence ATGATAAAGCGTAAACGTAGGCGCAGAAAGCAAATGCGCAACAAACATAGTATTTGGTGGTCGGTCTGTGCTGCTTTAGCGGTGCTGACTGTTATTCTTATCATTGACCTTAAACCATGGCGAAAACCCCGCTCTGTAGTCAGCGACCAATGGCCTTACCACGATATGACTAAGGGACCGTATTCAAAAGACTTTGATGGTCTTGACATTTCACGCCATCAAGGAAAGATACATTGGGATGAGTTAGTGGAGGAGAATCCACAACTTCGCTTTGTCTATATCAAGGCTACAGAAGGTAGTTCTATCGTTGATCCATTCTATAAGAGAAACTTTAAAGCTGCAAAGGAAAGAGGCTTATTAGTAGGTTCTTATCATTTCTTAACTTATCGAACTTCTATGGAACGTCAGGTAGACAACTTTCTTGCTAACATTGACCTTAGTCAGCAAGACTTATTACTACTTGTTGACATAGAAAAGGATGGAACACGCAGTTGGGGACGTGAGATTATTCAGAAGAATCTTGCTGAGTTTATCCGATTAATAAAGGAACGAACAGGACATTCTCCGATGATTTACACCAATGAAGCTTATTATCATCTGAACCTTTATCCAGAGTTTAACAGGTACCGATTGTTCATTGCAAACTATAATCTTCCACCTCAACTACCAGACACTAAGCATGATATATGGCAGTCAAGTAAGCGTGGGAGGGTGCGTGGAATATGGACATACGTAGACATAAACCAGCTACGTGAAGGTGTTTCTGTAGATGATTTCAAAATGCCTAAATAA
- a CDS encoding GDSL-type esterase/lipase family protein, protein MKTKLLFYLFLSVTTLSMHAQNVTYHGSKHYNVRVNQFKQEGSLPDNAIVMLGDSHSEYGKDWNRFFPNVKTIINRGIIGDDSRGISKRLNQILPYNPSKIFFECGTNDLSHGWTVDRIFQGVVNVIETIRTTCPQTKLYVQSLLPLNEKVGVWKLLKGKDDMIIQLNEKLKGYCNDNKLVFIDLYHPLLGVNANEMHADYCRDGLHLSNKGYEVWANIIRSYINE, encoded by the coding sequence ATGAAGACAAAGCTATTATTTTATCTTTTCCTTTCAGTTACTACCCTATCAATGCATGCTCAAAATGTTACGTATCACGGCTCAAAACACTATAACGTAAGAGTGAATCAATTTAAGCAAGAAGGTTCTTTGCCAGATAATGCAATTGTCATGTTGGGCGATAGTCATTCTGAATATGGGAAAGACTGGAATCGTTTTTTCCCAAATGTGAAAACGATTATCAATAGAGGGATTATTGGAGATGATAGTCGTGGAATCTCTAAACGCTTAAATCAGATTCTGCCTTATAATCCCAGTAAGATTTTCTTTGAGTGCGGAACAAACGATTTAAGTCATGGTTGGACGGTTGATCGTATCTTTCAAGGGGTTGTTAATGTCATAGAGACAATTCGAACAACATGTCCACAAACCAAGCTGTATGTACAAAGTCTTTTACCTTTGAATGAAAAGGTTGGTGTGTGGAAACTGCTTAAGGGTAAGGATGATATGATTATTCAGTTAAATGAGAAGTTAAAGGGTTACTGTAATGACAATAAACTTGTTTTTATCGACCTATATCATCCCCTCTTAGGTGTCAATGCTAATGAAATGCACGCAGACTATTGTCGTGATGGACTGCATCTTTCGAATAAAGGTTATGAAGTTTGGGCAAATATTATCCGCTCTTATATCAATGAATGA